The following proteins are co-located in the Delphinus delphis chromosome 5, mDelDel1.2, whole genome shotgun sequence genome:
- the NPY5R gene encoding neuropeptide Y receptor type 5, with the protein MSFYSKQENNMASELKDYYNKTFAAENNTAATRNSDFPVWDDYKSSVDDLQYFLIGLYTFVSLLGFMGNLLILMALMRKRNQKTTVNFLIGNLAFSDILVVLFCSPFTLTSVLLDQWMFGRVMCHIMPFLQCVTVLVSTLILISIAIVRYHMIKHPVSNHLTANHGYFLIATVWTLGFAMCSPLPVFHSLVELQETFGSALLSSRYLCVESWPSDAYRIAFTISLLLVQYILPLVCLTVSHTSVCRSISCGLSNQENQLEENEMINLTLHPSKKSGPQVRVSSSRKWSYSFIRKHRRRYSKKTACVLPAPARPPPENRSRRLPEHSGSGKSQPPSSRKFIPGVPTCFEVKAEENSDVHEMRVNCSIMRLKKRSRSVFYRLTILILVFAVSWMPLHLFHVVTDFNDSLISNRHFKLVYCICHLLGMMSCCLNPILYGFLNNGIKADLRSLIRCLHMS; encoded by the coding sequence ATGTCTTTTTATTCCAAGCAGGAGAATAATATGGCTTCAGAGCTCAAGGATTATTATAACAAGACATTTGCTGCAGAGAACAATACTGCTGCCACTCGGAATTCTGACTTCCCAGTCTGGGATGACTACAAAAGCAGTGTCGATGACTTGCAGTATTTTCTGATTGGACTCTATACGTTTGTAAGTCTTCTTGGTTTTATGGGGAATCTACTTATTTTAATGGCTCTCATGAGGAAGCGAAATCAGAAGACAACGGTCAACTTCCTCATTGGGAATCTGGCCTTCTCCGATATCTTGGTTGTGCTGTTTTGCTCACCTTTCACACTGACCTCTGTCTTGCTGGATCAGTGGATGTTTGGCAGGGTCATGTGTCATATTATGCCTTTCCTTCAATGTGTGACAGTTCTGGTTTCcactttaattttaatatctatCGCCATCGTCAGGTATCATATGATAAAGCATCCTGTATCTAATCATTTAACAGCAAATCATGGCTATTTCCTGATCGCTACTGTCTGGACACTAGGCTTTGCAATGTGTTCTCCCCTCCCAGTGTTTCACAGCCTTGTGGAACTTCAGGAGACATTTGGTTCAGCGTTGCTCAGCAGCAGGTATTTATGTGTCGAGTCATGGCCATCCGATGCATACCGAATTGCTTTCACTATCTCTTTATTGCTCGTTCAGTATATTCTGCCCTTAGTTTGTCTAACTGTAAGTCATACCAGTGTCTGCAGGAGTATAAGCTGTGGATTGTCCAACCAAGAAAACCAACTAGAAGAAAATGAGATGATCAACTTAACTCTCCATCCTTCCAAAAAGAGTGGGCCTCAGGTGAGGGTCTCCAGCAGCCGGAAATGGAGCTATTCGTTCATCAGAAAGCACAGAAGGAGgtacagcaagaagacagcatGCGTGCTGCCTGCTCCGGCGAGACCTCCTCCAGAGAACCGCTCAAGAAGGCTTCCAGAACACTCGGGCTCTGGGAAAAGTCAGCCCCCTTCATCCCGTAAGTTTATACCAGGGGTCCCCACTTGCTTTGAGGTGAAAGCGGAAGAAAACTCAGATGTTCATGAGATGAGAGTAAACTGTTCTatcatgagattaaaaaaaagatctcgAAGTGTGTTCTACAGACTGACCATCTTGATACTAGTGTTTGCAGTGAGCTGGATGCCTCTGCACCTTTTCCATGTGGTGACCGATTTTAACGATAGCCTGATTTCAAACAGGCATTTCAAGTTGGTGTATTGCATCTGTCACTTGCTAGGCATGATGTCCTGCTGTCTTAATCCAATTCTATATGGATTTCTTAATAATGGGATCAAAGCCGACTTAAGGTCCCTTATACGCTGTCTTCATATGTCATAA